Proteins encoded by one window of Flavobacterium sp. N502540:
- a CDS encoding isoprenyl transferase yields MNLLESIDNTNLPQHLAIIMDGNGRWAKQQGFLRAFGHENGTKSVKNTIKTCAKLGIEYLTLYAFSTENWNRPKLEVEALMKILINSLKKELDTLQKNNIKLNAIGNLEKLPKSAQKELLDVIEKTKNNTRMTLTLALSYGSREELVQAVRTISDKVKNNIISIDSIDDSIINEHLYTQNLPDVDLLIRTSGEHRISNFLLWQIAYAELYFTNVLWPDFKDQDLYEAIISYQKRERRFGKTSEQIK; encoded by the coding sequence ATGAATTTACTAGAATCAATAGATAATACAAACCTACCTCAACACCTGGCCATTATTATGGACGGGAATGGCCGTTGGGCAAAACAACAAGGTTTTTTAAGAGCATTTGGTCACGAAAACGGAACAAAATCTGTAAAAAACACCATAAAAACATGTGCCAAACTTGGTATTGAATACCTGACACTATACGCTTTTTCGACAGAAAACTGGAATCGTCCGAAACTGGAAGTCGAAGCACTGATGAAAATTTTGATCAATTCCTTAAAAAAAGAACTTGATACACTGCAAAAAAACAACATCAAACTTAATGCTATCGGGAACCTCGAAAAATTACCAAAATCGGCTCAAAAAGAGCTGTTGGATGTAATAGAAAAGACCAAAAATAATACTCGAATGACCTTAACTTTAGCATTAAGTTACGGATCAAGAGAAGAATTGGTACAAGCAGTTAGAACCATCAGTGATAAAGTTAAAAATAATATAATTTCAATAGACTCTATTGACGATTCAATTATAAATGAGCATCTTTACACGCAAAATTTACCTGACGTAGATTTATTAATAAGAACAAGTGGAGAGCATAGAATAAGTAATTTTTTGCTATGGCAGATCGCCTATGCAGAACTATATTTTACTAATGTCTTATGGCCAGACTTTAAAGACCAAGATTTATATGAGGCTATTATTAGTTATCAAAAAAGAGAACGTAGATTTGGAAAAACCAGTGAACAAATTAAATAA
- a CDS encoding DUF6089 family protein, translating to MKKNFNLLLCFFPFITLNAQINEIGVFLGGSNFVGDVGKTTYIAPEKLAFGVLYKWNKSPRHSYRFSYTQSTVTGNDFDSSETGRNRRGYSFKNNVKELSAGLEFNFFDFNLHDYHRKVTPYIFSGLNFFMYDKLYRFTSSPTVTQSLSSSSFAIPIILGIKSNITPSIVLGAEVGARYTFTDAMDSSNPNTKNTNILQFGNLNNNDWYVFSGITLTYTFGEKPCYCAE from the coding sequence ATGAAAAAAAATTTTAATTTATTGTTATGTTTTTTCCCCTTTATCACACTAAATGCTCAAATCAATGAGATTGGTGTTTTTTTAGGTGGAAGTAACTTTGTAGGAGATGTAGGTAAAACCACCTATATTGCACCGGAAAAACTGGCTTTTGGTGTCTTGTACAAATGGAATAAAAGTCCGCGTCACTCCTATCGTTTCTCGTATACACAATCAACCGTTACAGGAAACGATTTCGATTCATCTGAAACAGGAAGAAACAGAAGAGGCTATAGCTTTAAAAATAATGTAAAAGAACTTTCGGCTGGTCTGGAATTCAATTTTTTCGACTTTAATCTGCATGATTATCACAGAAAAGTAACTCCGTATATCTTCTCCGGGCTTAACTTTTTTATGTACGACAAATTGTATCGCTTTACATCAAGTCCAACCGTAACACAATCTTTAAGTTCAAGTTCGTTTGCTATACCAATTATATTAGGAATAAAATCAAACATAACTCCAAGTATTGTTTTAGGAGCCGAAGTTGGAGCACGATATACTTTTACAGATGCTATGGATTCCAGTAATCCAAATACAAAAAACACAAACATATTACAGTTTGGAAATTTAAATAATAATGATTGGTATGTCTTCTCTGGTATTACTTTAACTTATACCTTTGGAGAAAAACCTTGCTATTGCGCAGAATAA
- a CDS encoding NAD kinase: MKVAIYGQYYQNSTGPIIKDIFIFFNSNNVEMVIEEDFLKMLYEKELVKKEYKTFSSSTSLDDSYEMLISIGGDGTILRAATLVRNSGIPILGINAGRLGFLATVPRESIDNFLQYIIDKNYTISERTLLSLTCDPKNEAIEDDLNFAMNEVTVSRKDTTSMITVETYLNNEYLNSYWADGLIISTPTGSTGYSLSCGGPILTPNVESLVITPIAPHNLNARPLVIPDNTEIKLRVTGREDQYLVSLDSRITSVKNDSVLKIKKTDFKIKMVEIPGETFLKTLRKKLLWGEDKRN, from the coding sequence ATGAAAGTAGCCATTTACGGACAGTATTATCAAAATAGTACAGGCCCCATTATTAAAGACATCTTTATTTTTTTCAATTCCAATAATGTCGAAATGGTAATTGAAGAAGACTTCCTGAAAATGCTCTACGAAAAAGAACTCGTTAAAAAGGAATATAAAACCTTTTCTTCCTCTACTTCGTTGGACGATAGTTATGAAATGCTCATTAGTATCGGTGGTGACGGAACTATTTTAAGAGCTGCAACGCTGGTTCGCAACTCAGGAATTCCAATACTAGGCATTAATGCCGGAAGATTAGGGTTTCTAGCAACAGTTCCCAGAGAAAGTATCGATAATTTTTTACAATACATCATCGACAAAAATTACACAATCTCCGAAAGAACTTTATTAAGCTTAACCTGTGATCCTAAAAATGAAGCTATCGAAGACGACTTAAACTTTGCAATGAATGAGGTCACCGTCAGCCGAAAAGACACCACGTCTATGATTACAGTTGAAACATATTTAAACAACGAATACTTAAATTCATACTGGGCAGACGGTCTTATAATTTCAACGCCAACAGGCTCGACGGGCTACTCCTTAAGCTGTGGCGGCCCGATTCTGACCCCTAATGTTGAAAGCTTAGTGATCACTCCTATTGCGCCGCACAATTTAAACGCAAGGCCATTGGTTATCCCGGACAATACCGAAATCAAACTTCGCGTTACCGGAAGAGAAGACCAGTATTTAGTTTCTTTAGATTCCAGAATCACCTCTGTAAAAAATGATTCTGTTCTAAAAATTAAAAAAACCGATTTCAAAATAAAAATGGTGGAAATACCGGGCGAAACTTTCTTAAAAACACTGAGAAAAAAACTGCTCTGGGGGGAAGACAAGAGAAATTAA
- a CDS encoding CBS domain-containing protein codes for MTEITNYITNDLRAIDSQETIASVQDFFADLNFSHFPVLENGIFIGSIAVDDVETFDTDKKAIDYKYTLERFFARKSMIWLDVLEVFAKNHTNIIPVLDENNTYIGYYEMEDIMKFFQETPFLKEQGGIIIVQKGLLDYSMGQVTQIIESNNGKILGCFVSEADLENVQITIKIGVGPMNEIIQTFRRYNYEIISEHQEDAYINSLKERSDYLDKYLNI; via the coding sequence ATGACAGAAATTACAAACTATATCACCAATGATCTCAGAGCGATTGATAGTCAGGAAACGATAGCATCGGTTCAGGACTTTTTTGCTGATTTGAACTTTTCACATTTTCCGGTTTTGGAAAATGGAATTTTTATTGGAAGTATCGCCGTCGATGATGTCGAAACTTTTGATACAGACAAAAAAGCCATTGACTACAAATATACTCTGGAGCGTTTTTTTGCCCGAAAATCTATGATTTGGCTTGACGTTCTCGAAGTATTTGCTAAAAATCATACCAATATAATCCCGGTTCTTGACGAAAACAACACCTATATTGGTTATTATGAAATGGAGGACATCATGAAATTTTTTCAGGAAACTCCTTTCTTAAAAGAACAAGGCGGTATTATCATTGTCCAAAAAGGACTTTTGGACTACTCTATGGGCCAAGTCACTCAAATTATAGAAAGTAATAACGGTAAAATCCTAGGCTGTTTTGTCTCTGAAGCTGATTTAGAAAATGTTCAGATCACCATAAAAATTGGTGTAGGACCTATGAATGAAATCATCCAGACTTTTAGACGATACAATTACGAAATCATATCCGAACACCAGGAAGACGCTTATATCAACAGCTTAAAAGAACGTTCTGATTACCTGGACAAATACCTTAACATATAA
- a CDS encoding pyridoxine 5'-phosphate synthase — translation MTKLSVNINKIATLRNARGGNVPDLLKVATDIQNFGGQGITIHPRPDERHIRYQDARDLKAIVHTEYNIEGNPQHNFIDLVLECKPTQVTLVPDAIGAITSSAGWDTVANQSYLTEVIQEFQRNGIRTSIFVDPVLEVIEGAKKTGTDRIELYTEAFAHQYGLGNKNGIDPYVEAAKLANELDLGINAGHDLSLDNIQFFKQNIPGLLEVSIGHALISEALYLGLDNVVNMYLNKLK, via the coding sequence ATGACAAAGTTAAGTGTAAATATCAATAAAATTGCAACGTTGCGAAATGCACGCGGTGGAAATGTTCCTGATTTATTAAAAGTTGCGACCGACATTCAGAATTTCGGAGGCCAGGGAATCACAATCCATCCGCGTCCGGATGAGCGCCATATTCGCTATCAGGATGCACGCGATTTAAAAGCAATTGTACATACTGAATATAACATTGAAGGGAATCCGCAGCATAATTTTATCGATTTGGTTTTAGAATGTAAACCAACACAGGTGACCTTAGTTCCGGATGCAATTGGAGCGATTACCTCGTCTGCAGGCTGGGATACTGTAGCCAATCAATCGTATCTGACGGAAGTGATTCAGGAGTTTCAACGAAACGGAATCAGAACATCGATTTTTGTCGATCCGGTGCTGGAAGTTATAGAAGGAGCAAAAAAAACAGGAACAGATCGCATTGAATTGTACACGGAAGCTTTTGCGCATCAATACGGTTTAGGAAATAAAAACGGAATCGATCCTTATGTTGAAGCGGCAAAACTGGCTAATGAGTTGGATTTAGGAATTAATGCAGGTCACGATTTAAGTTTGGATAATATTCAGTTTTTCAAACAAAACATTCCGGGATTGTTAGAAGTGTCTATTGGTCATGCTTTGATTTCGGAAGCTCTATATTTGGGCTTGGATAACGTAGTAAATATGTATCTGAATAAATTGAAGTAA
- a CDS encoding TonB-dependent receptor, giving the protein MPKPIILFFLLCFSSVFSQSKVSISGNLKSSERENLVGASISLKTEIQQYYKLSDSVGNFSQQLLPGRVAITISQLGYLTKIINLNFEKDTVLSIVLDKDVSHLKEVIVNNDKKSPITTLSGGKLAFNLKELSLVPTVLGTTDIIKLLQLTPGVQNSGDANGYLYVRGGDPGHNAILYDGTPVYGMSHLLGIFPFYNTDHIKGVEFDKSSSNAKYGGRLSSTTLLIPNKKIPSELGIQGNVGILASQLTLTAPVGKNSGLYISGRKTYIDEIVAPLLRSGSKNNDVQNMKYGFSDGNLTFISQLSKNNLLSVDAFVSGDELKIEDGNLALNTSLKWSNVTISPTLVTAISPNVNMSNALYFSQYSNELNMEQATIEFGVSSYVKDFGFNNAFRYQIKNVPVESGIQYVHHNLQPQKVNVENLTDANNAFQNSTIDANEAAVFTTIKPRFTNRLSAELGIRVNYYASGSRDSYLHFQPRVLLNYQLNEKYSFYGSYNRQYQYLSLITTSSVGIPTDFWIASSDGIKPQSSDEFSIGSNQNISKNFSTSLGGFYRSMKNLLEYPYGITQFNEVTTFKNDLLVGKGKAYGLEVMLRKSNGKFTGWLSYTLSWSDRNFEELNNGKTYFAKYDRRHNLSIVGMYDLNAKWNFGVTQLFGSGNRFTMPTSWYFINNNPVKEYSGYNNAQMPNYIRTDLSVNYFFVKTNKKESALNFSIYNTFNIKNPIYVVLSVKENKDKNSVTVKQEEKVLYRILPSVSWRFKF; this is encoded by the coding sequence GTGCCAAAACCAATCATCCTCTTTTTTTTACTCTGTTTTTCCAGTGTATTTTCGCAATCTAAAGTCAGTATAAGCGGAAATCTAAAATCTTCTGAACGCGAGAATCTCGTTGGAGCAAGTATCTCTCTAAAAACAGAGATTCAACAGTATTATAAGTTATCTGACTCTGTTGGTAATTTCTCGCAACAGCTGCTGCCTGGGCGTGTAGCAATAACAATCAGCCAATTAGGTTATCTTACGAAAATCATTAATCTTAACTTCGAAAAAGATACGGTGCTTTCAATAGTGCTGGATAAAGATGTTTCTCATCTGAAAGAAGTTATAGTGAATAATGATAAAAAAAGCCCGATAACGACTTTGTCAGGGGGAAAACTAGCCTTTAATTTAAAAGAATTGTCCTTAGTTCCGACCGTTTTAGGGACTACAGATATTATAAAACTTTTGCAGCTGACACCCGGCGTACAAAATTCAGGAGACGCAAACGGATATTTGTATGTTAGAGGTGGAGATCCGGGGCATAATGCCATTTTGTACGATGGAACTCCTGTATATGGAATGTCGCACTTGTTGGGGATTTTTCCTTTTTATAATACCGATCATATTAAAGGTGTCGAGTTTGATAAATCAAGTTCGAATGCAAAATATGGAGGACGTTTGAGTTCAACGACACTTTTGATTCCGAATAAAAAAATACCTTCAGAATTAGGTATTCAGGGGAATGTTGGAATTTTAGCTTCACAGCTGACATTAACTGCTCCTGTGGGTAAAAACTCAGGCTTGTATATTTCAGGAAGGAAAACCTATATTGATGAGATTGTTGCGCCATTATTGCGTTCCGGTTCAAAAAACAATGATGTTCAGAATATGAAATATGGTTTCTCAGATGGAAATTTGACTTTTATTTCTCAGCTTTCTAAAAATAACCTGCTTTCTGTCGATGCTTTTGTTAGTGGTGATGAGTTGAAGATCGAGGACGGAAATCTTGCTTTGAATACTAGTTTAAAGTGGAGTAACGTCACCATTTCTCCTACTTTGGTTACTGCAATTTCTCCAAATGTAAACATGTCAAATGCGCTATATTTTAGTCAATATTCTAATGAACTGAATATGGAACAGGCAACCATTGAGTTTGGAGTTTCGTCATATGTAAAAGATTTTGGATTTAATAATGCTTTTAGATATCAGATAAAAAATGTTCCTGTAGAATCCGGAATACAATATGTACATCATAATTTGCAGCCACAAAAAGTAAATGTCGAGAATTTGACAGATGCTAATAATGCTTTTCAAAATAGCACAATCGATGCCAATGAGGCGGCTGTTTTTACGACTATAAAACCGAGGTTTACGAATCGTTTAAGTGCCGAATTGGGTATTCGGGTTAATTATTATGCTTCAGGTTCTCGTGACTCCTATTTGCATTTTCAGCCTAGAGTTTTATTGAATTATCAGTTAAACGAAAAATATTCTTTTTATGGATCTTATAACAGACAATATCAATACCTAAGTCTGATAACTACTTCAAGTGTTGGAATTCCTACTGATTTTTGGATCGCCAGTTCAGACGGCATAAAACCGCAATCGTCAGACGAGTTTTCGATTGGTTCGAACCAGAATATTTCGAAAAATTTTAGTACTTCTCTGGGAGGTTTTTATCGTTCGATGAAAAATTTGCTTGAATATCCGTACGGAATCACACAGTTTAATGAAGTAACCACATTCAAAAACGATTTGTTAGTAGGAAAAGGAAAAGCATACGGACTAGAAGTAATGCTTCGTAAGAGCAATGGAAAGTTTACCGGTTGGCTGAGCTATACACTAAGCTGGTCAGATCGTAATTTTGAGGAGCTTAACAATGGAAAAACGTATTTTGCCAAGTACGACAGACGACATAATCTGTCGATTGTTGGAATGTACGATCTGAATGCCAAATGGAATTTCGGGGTTACTCAGTTGTTTGGTTCAGGTAATCGCTTTACCATGCCAACATCGTGGTATTTCATTAACAATAATCCGGTCAAAGAGTATTCAGGTTATAACAATGCACAAATGCCCAATTATATCCGAACCGATCTTTCCGTAAATTATTTCTTTGTGAAAACGAATAAAAAAGAAAGTGCACTGAATTTTTCAATTTACAACACATTCAATATCAAAAATCCGATTTATGTGGTACTGAGTGTTAAAGAGAATAAGGATAAAAACAGTGTCACTGTAAAACAGGAAGAAAAGGTTTTGTATCGCATATTGCCTTCTGTGAGCTGGAGGTTTAAATTTTAA
- a CDS encoding DUF4249 domain-containing protein: protein MKKYLLLIAVLIVTSCSKDDFGQSGTESKIVVEGWIEEGDYAQVLLSSSIPVTNTIDSTNVLNHVIRSAKITISDGTTSEVLRVKNDKNRVPPFVYYGTTLMGEAGKEYSLKIEYLNRVVEATTKIPKTVAIKSAEYIKKVSTDTTGYVFVKFDDPVNEKNYYQIATRIEGEEPVFVPAFYGNLDDKNFTTAAVSVQINRGILLFPKTKFTPYFADGDLILVKLRTQNKEALDFWNSWQNEIVNSRNPIYPANTSLKSNIKGGIGIWAGYGQSMVVVKTAEKIKPF, encoded by the coding sequence ATGAAAAAATATTTATTACTGATTGCTGTCCTGATAGTGACAAGCTGTTCCAAAGATGATTTTGGTCAGTCAGGTACAGAGTCTAAAATTGTAGTAGAAGGCTGGATTGAAGAAGGAGACTACGCTCAGGTTTTGCTATCGAGCAGTATTCCGGTTACCAATACAATTGATTCGACTAATGTGTTAAATCATGTGATACGTTCTGCAAAAATTACCATTTCAGATGGTACGACCTCAGAGGTTTTAAGGGTAAAGAATGATAAAAACAGAGTGCCTCCATTTGTGTATTATGGTACAACTCTAATGGGAGAGGCAGGGAAAGAATATTCGTTGAAAATAGAGTATCTGAACCGGGTGGTTGAAGCGACAACCAAGATTCCAAAAACAGTAGCCATAAAAAGTGCAGAATACATAAAGAAGGTCAGCACTGATACGACAGGTTACGTTTTTGTGAAATTTGATGATCCGGTAAACGAAAAAAACTATTATCAGATTGCAACCAGAATAGAAGGAGAGGAGCCTGTTTTTGTTCCTGCGTTTTATGGCAATTTAGACGATAAAAATTTTACTACCGCCGCCGTATCCGTCCAAATTAACAGAGGTATTTTACTTTTTCCTAAAACCAAGTTCACGCCTTATTTTGCAGATGGAGATTTAATACTGGTAAAATTAAGAACTCAAAATAAAGAAGCCTTAGATTTTTGGAACAGCTGGCAAAACGAAATCGTAAACAGTAGGAATCCTATTTATCCCGCAAACACAAGTTTAAAATCAAATATTAAAGGCGGAATAGGAATCTGGGCAGGCTATGGTCAAAGTATGGTTGTTGTAAAGACCGCGGAAAAAATAAAGCCGTTTTGA
- a CDS encoding alpha/beta fold hydrolase gives MLYSKIEGEGKPFVIMHGFLGMSDNWKTLAGQYVEAGFQVHLLDLRNHGRSFHSDEWSYEAMVQDVFEYCQANQLNKIDLLGHSMGGKVAMLFAATHPEIVDKLIVADIGPRFYKQHHQDILAGLNAVDFSVKPSRNDVEAIVAQYVPDFGTRQFLLKNLYWATPGQLAFRFNLAVFNDNLDAIGKALAEGLVFDKDTLFIRGGDSGYILDADFDAIRKHFPKAKFETIPNAGHWLHAENPKMFFELTAGFLKE, from the coding sequence ATGTTATATTCGAAAATAGAAGGAGAAGGAAAGCCTTTCGTAATCATGCACGGATTTTTAGGAATGTCAGACAACTGGAAAACACTTGCAGGTCAATATGTAGAAGCGGGGTTTCAGGTTCATCTTCTGGATTTAAGAAATCACGGACGTAGCTTTCATTCAGACGAATGGTCCTATGAAGCAATGGTACAGGACGTGTTTGAATATTGTCAGGCCAATCAGTTAAATAAAATAGATCTGTTAGGACATTCGATGGGAGGGAAAGTGGCTATGCTTTTTGCTGCTACACATCCCGAAATAGTCGATAAATTAATTGTAGCCGATATTGGCCCTCGATTTTACAAACAGCACCATCAGGATATTTTGGCAGGATTAAATGCCGTTGATTTTTCGGTAAAACCAAGTCGAAATGATGTTGAAGCAATTGTTGCGCAATATGTTCCCGATTTTGGTACAAGACAATTTTTATTGAAGAATTTATATTGGGCAACACCGGGACAGCTGGCTTTCAGATTTAATCTGGCAGTTTTTAATGACAATCTGGATGCTATCGGAAAAGCGCTGGCAGAAGGTTTGGTTTTTGATAAAGATACCTTGTTTATAAGAGGAGGGGATTCCGGCTATATTTTAGACGCAGATTTTGATGCAATACGCAAGCATTTCCCTAAAGCTAAATTTGAAACCATTCCCAATGCAGGGCACTGGCTTCATGCCGAAAATCCAAAAATGTTTTTTGAACTGACAGCAGGATTTTTAAAAGAGTAA
- a CDS encoding YdcF family protein, whose protein sequence is MKVLIVLGSPNSETGDLGQVALDRLKYCLDIFESKDNCIICTGGFGAHFNTAPLPHADYAMKYLKENGLSAENFLESALSANTVEDAVLSKKIARNHNLNSVVIITSDYHVERVKLIFDEILGFDQMEYVGVKHNISEEEMEKLLEHEKKAINAILSKGLYY, encoded by the coding sequence ATGAAAGTTTTAATAGTATTGGGATCACCAAATTCAGAAACAGGAGATTTAGGGCAAGTAGCTCTGGACAGGTTAAAGTACTGTTTAGATATTTTTGAATCAAAGGACAATTGCATTATTTGTACAGGAGGTTTTGGAGCGCATTTTAATACAGCGCCGCTTCCACATGCCGACTATGCCATGAAATATTTAAAAGAGAATGGACTTAGTGCTGAAAATTTTCTGGAGTCTGCCTTGTCTGCCAATACTGTCGAAGATGCAGTTTTATCAAAAAAGATAGCACGCAATCACAATTTAAACTCTGTTGTGATCATTACGTCTGATTATCATGTTGAAAGAGTGAAACTTATTTTTGATGAAATTTTAGGATTTGATCAGATGGAATATGTCGGAGTAAAACATAATATTTCTGAAGAGGAAATGGAGAAACTACTGGAGCATGAAAAAAAAGCAATCAATGCAATTTTGAGCAAAGGTTTATATTATTAA
- a CDS encoding phage holin family protein, with amino-acid sequence MNLLLRLLVTAGLVLLIAHFLPGVHVASFTTAVIVAVVLGLLNLFVKPILVILTLPVTLITLGLFLLVINAIIILFCTNIVGGFKVDSFWTALFFSVILSVLQSITYKIIGDDK; translated from the coding sequence ATGAATTTACTACTCAGACTTCTTGTTACGGCAGGTTTAGTTTTGTTAATTGCTCACTTTTTACCTGGTGTTCATGTTGCCAGTTTTACGACCGCAGTAATTGTTGCGGTAGTTTTGGGGTTGTTAAATCTTTTTGTAAAACCAATATTGGTAATTTTAACGTTACCGGTTACACTGATTACTTTAGGCTTATTCCTGTTGGTGATTAATGCAATCATTATTTTGTTCTGTACAAATATTGTCGGAGGTTTTAAAGTAGATTCCTTTTGGACAGCATTGTTTTTTAGTGTTATATTGTCTGTTCTGCAGTCCATCACCTATAAAATTATAGGAGACGATAAATAA
- a CDS encoding trigger factor, producing the protein MDIKRVAIDAVNETIVMTVVHMDYKGQVAKRINEKMPLATVKGFRKGQVPKDLVEKQYGKAIKQEEVKKVVDLALERFVQAERLNLLGTPLAKVNENFDWDAEELTFEYEIGLVPNFEIDLEAKNNIVKYIVTADDKLIDGQVERIQKQFGKAIPQEVVVADSDLTGTFANEENGINNTTTIAVGTFSKAAGDKFIGKKVGDVVTVSTKGLFEDDHQLMDYLKVGHDNVHGLDIEVNFTIEAINGAELAELNQELFDKLFGEGKVASLEDLKSKIKEDAEAQFAQQADQKLLLDVQDFLIESTKFDLPAEFLKKWLQTVGEKKLSAEEAEVEYARSEKGLRFQLIEGKALAQSNIQINFEDLKAFTTNAIKQQMAQFGQLNPSDEEVQTIVARVLSNQEEVKRLSEQVVAEKLLEIFKEKANPTTKEVTYEEFIAASYGE; encoded by the coding sequence ATGGATATTAAAAGAGTAGCAATAGACGCTGTGAATGAAACAATTGTAATGACAGTTGTTCACATGGATTATAAAGGTCAGGTAGCAAAAAGGATAAACGAAAAAATGCCATTGGCTACTGTAAAAGGTTTTAGAAAAGGACAGGTTCCTAAAGACCTGGTTGAAAAACAATACGGAAAAGCAATTAAGCAGGAAGAAGTTAAAAAAGTAGTTGATTTGGCTTTAGAGCGTTTTGTTCAAGCTGAAAGATTAAATCTTTTAGGAACTCCACTAGCTAAAGTAAACGAAAACTTTGACTGGGATGCTGAAGAATTGACATTCGAGTACGAAATTGGTTTAGTACCAAACTTCGAAATTGATTTAGAAGCTAAAAACAATATCGTAAAATACATCGTGACTGCTGATGATAAATTAATCGACGGTCAGGTAGAGCGTATCCAAAAACAATTTGGAAAAGCAATTCCACAAGAAGTGGTAGTAGCTGATTCAGATTTGACTGGAACTTTCGCTAACGAAGAAAACGGAATCAACAATACAACTACAATTGCTGTAGGTACTTTCAGCAAAGCTGCCGGAGATAAATTCATCGGTAAAAAAGTTGGAGATGTTGTAACAGTAAGCACAAAAGGTTTATTTGAAGACGATCACCAATTAATGGATTACTTAAAAGTAGGTCATGATAATGTTCACGGTTTAGATATCGAAGTAAACTTTACTATCGAGGCTATCAACGGAGCTGAATTGGCTGAATTGAACCAAGAGTTATTTGATAAACTTTTTGGTGAAGGAAAAGTAGCTTCTTTAGAAGATTTGAAATCTAAAATTAAAGAAGATGCTGAAGCTCAATTCGCGCAGCAAGCAGATCAAAAATTATTGTTAGACGTTCAGGACTTCCTGATCGAAAGCACAAAATTTGATTTACCAGCTGAATTCCTTAAAAAATGGTTGCAAACTGTTGGAGAGAAAAAACTTTCTGCAGAAGAAGCTGAAGTTGAATACGCAAGATCTGAAAAAGGATTACGTTTTCAATTAATCGAAGGAAAAGCTTTAGCTCAAAGCAACATCCAGATTAATTTTGAAGATTTGAAAGCTTTTACAACAAACGCTATCAAACAACAAATGGCTCAATTTGGACAGTTAAATCCTTCTGATGAAGAAGTTCAGACAATTGTAGCAAGAGTTTTATCAAACCAGGAAGAAGTGAAAAGACTTTCTGAGCAGGTAGTAGCGGAGAAGTTATTGGAAATCTTTAAAGAAAAAGCAAATCCAACTACAAAAGAAGTAACTTACGAAGAATTTATTGCCGCTTCATACGGAGAATAA
- the clpP gene encoding ATP-dependent Clp endopeptidase proteolytic subunit ClpP, whose amino-acid sequence MNYGKEFKKFATKHQGVNAMYYDKIIAAMNPTNMTPYIIEERQLNISQLDVFSRLMMDRIIFLGTGIDDQIANIVQAQLLFLESADASKDIQIYLNSPGGSVYAGLGIYDTMQYIKPDVATICTGMAASMGAVLLCAGAAGKRSALPHSRVMIHQPSGGAQGVATDMEINLREMLKLKDELYHIISQHSGQTFDKVHKDSERDYWMIADEAKEYGMIDEVLRRS is encoded by the coding sequence ATGAACTACGGTAAAGAATTCAAAAAATTTGCTACAAAGCACCAGGGAGTAAATGCCATGTACTATGACAAAATTATAGCGGCAATGAACCCAACGAATATGACTCCATATATTATTGAAGAACGTCAGTTGAATATTTCTCAATTAGATGTTTTTTCCAGATTAATGATGGACAGAATTATCTTTTTAGGAACAGGTATCGACGACCAGATCGCGAACATTGTTCAGGCACAGTTATTATTTTTAGAAAGTGCTGATGCTTCAAAAGACATTCAGATTTATCTGAATTCTCCTGGAGGAAGTGTTTATGCAGGATTAGGAATTTATGATACCATGCAATATATCAAACCGGATGTAGCGACAATTTGTACAGGTATGGCAGCCTCTATGGGAGCGGTACTATTATGTGCAGGAGCAGCAGGAAAACGTTCGGCTTTACCACATTCAAGAGTAATGATTCACCAGCCATCAGGGGGAGCTCAGGGAGTTGCAACAGATATGGAAATCAACTTACGTGAAATGTTGAAATTGAAAGATGAATTGTATCATATTATTTCTCAACATTCAGGACAAACTTTTGATAAAGTGCACAAAGACAGTGAGCGTGATTACTGGATGATTGCAGATGAAGCAAAAGAATACGGAATGATTGACGAAGTATTAAGAAGAAGCTAA